In Erythrolamprus reginae isolate rEryReg1 chromosome 10, rEryReg1.hap1, whole genome shotgun sequence, one DNA window encodes the following:
- the SSH1 gene encoding LOW QUALITY PROTEIN: protein phosphatase Slingshot homolog 1 (The sequence of the model RefSeq protein was modified relative to this genomic sequence to represent the inferred CDS: inserted 1 base in 1 codon; deleted 7 bases in 6 codons), producing MALVTLQRSPTPSAASSSSASASELDVGSDEERKLNLSLSESFFMVKGAALFLQQGNSPQGPPRTLLQQPHKHAGDLPQHLQVMINLLRCEDRIKLAVRLESAWSDRVRYMVVVYSSGRQDTEENILLGVDFSSKESQSCTIGMVLRLWSDTKIHLDGDGGFSVSTASKTHIFKPVSVQAMWSALQILHKACEMARRHNYFPGGMALVWATYYESCIASEQSCLNEWNAMQDLESPRPDSPALYMDKTQIVDGFLLSSSGWSPLFSPPQRELLFGILHKVKPSYKSCTDCMYPLFGGLLSRSLRGLPPTEVLPPAEPPPCHRATVCTQPSSPPRAFLSRTPAMDPQGPKANRSGPDGRGERQSQDRGPAFSGPSEKPGEAPESPGGGGGGSPSPRPPDILSERSPVSKHDPFPRKDARPTKDLKHLLFSKDLEKPSASSYLMQHQESLLQLQKAGLVRKHTQELERLQATPSDPTGQGKDCSGGPGDVGAILEEEPRRLVAVEGRLQPSSCGAPSFEKLLKTLVAAGAPRQTSTPIPLQVGHTSTFTKDFLKTVPYTPPSXRGSNLTRSSSSDSVHSVHGKPGLVKQRTQEIETRLRLAGLTLSSPLKRSNSLAKLGSLDLAAEDLTGEAERSPLTATPSPSPALCDLFSCTKMGETDSGLWPKPPWGERDHTPWLGKS from the exons CCTAAGCGAGAGCTTTTTCATGGTCAAGGGAGCGGCCTTGTTCCTGCAGCAAGGAAACAGCCCCCAAGGGCCCCCCCGGACTCTCCTGCAGCAGCCTCACAAACATGCAG GTGATTTGCCGCAGCACCTTCAGGTGATGATCAACCTCCTTCGCTGTGAGGACAGAATCAAGTTG GCCGTGCGCTTGGAAAGTGCCTGGAGCGACCGCGTGCGCTACATGGTGGTCGTCTACAGCAGCGGGCGCCAAGACACCGAGGAGAACATCCTGCTGGGCGTGGACTTTTCCAGCAAGGAGAG CCAGAGTTGCACCATCGGGATGGTCTTACGCCTGTGGAGCGATACGAAGATCCACCTGGATGGAGATGG CGGCTTCAGCGTCAGCACGGCCAGCAAGACCCACATCTTCAAGCCCGTCTCGGTGCAGGCCATGTG GTCCGCTCTGCAGATCCTGCACAAGGCCTGCGAGATGGCCCGGAGGCACAACTACTTCCCGGGGGGGATGGCGCTGGTCTGGGCCACCTACTACGAGAGCTGCATCGCCTCCGAGCAGAGCTGCCTCAACGAGTGGAACGCCATGCAGGACCTGGAGTCGCCGCGGCCAGACTCGCCTGCCCTCTACATGGACAA gacccagattgtcgatG GCTTCCTTTTGAGCTCCTCCGG GTGgtctcctctcttttctcctcccCAGCGTGAACTCCTGTTTGGGATCCTGCACAAAGTCAAGCCCTCCTACAAGTCTTGCACGGACTGCATGTACCCCCTGTTTGGGGGCCTCCTCTCCCGAAGCCTTCGGGGACTTCCCCCCACGGAGGTCCTGCCCCCCGCGGAGCCGCCCCCCTGCCACCGTGCCACCGTCTGCACCcagccctcctctcccccccgGGCGTTTCTGAGCAGGACTCCTGCAATGGACCCCCAGGGACCGAAAGCCAACCGTTCCGGTCCCGATGGTCGTGGGGAACGGCAGTCCCAGGACCGCGGTCCGGCTTTTTCAGGCCCTTCCGAAAAGCCCGGGGAGGCCCCCGAAagccccggaggaggaggaggaggaagcccctcccctcGGCCCCCCGACATTCTCTCCGAGAGAAGCCCCGTCTCCAAGCACGACCCTTTTCCGAGGAAAGACGCTCGGCCGACGAAGGACCTGAAGCACCTG CTCTTCAGCAAAGACCTGGAGAAGCCCAGCGCCAGCAGCTACCTGATGCAGCACCAGGAGTCTCTCCTGCAGCTCCAGAAGGCCGGCTTGGTCCGCAAACACACC CAGGAGCTGGAGCGCCTGCAGGCCACGCCCTCCGACCCGACCGGC CAGGGCAAGGACTGTTCCGGAGGTCCAGGCGACGTGGGGGCCATCTTGGAAGAGGAG CCCAGGAGACTGGTGGCGGTCGAGGGGCGGCTGCAGCCCTCCTCTTGTGGC GCACCCTCCTTCGAGAAGCTCCTGAAGACCCTTGTTGCCGCCGGAGCCCCCCGCCAGACCTCCACGCCCATCCCCCTTCAGGTGGGCCACACCAGCACCTTCACCAAAGACTTCCTCAAGACCGTCCCCTACACCCCTCCCT TCAGGGGCTCCAACCTGACACGGAGCTCCAGCAGCGACAGCGTCCACAGCGTCCATGGGAAACCCGGGCTGGTCAAACAGCGGACGCAGGAAATCGAAACCCGTCTGCGGCTGGCCGGCTTGACCCTCTCCTCTCCGCTGAAGCGCTCCAACTCTCTGGCCAAGCTGGGCAGCCTGGACTTGGCCGCCGAGGACCTGACGGGA GAAGCGGAGCGGTCGCCCTTGACCGCCACGCCGAGCCCGTCTCCGGCCCTTTGCGATCTCTTCTCCTGCACAAAGATGGGGGAGACGGACTCCGGCCTTTGGCCGAAGCCACCCTGGGGGGAGAGGGATCACACGCCCTGGCTGGGGAAAAGCTGA